Proteins from a single region of Mytilus trossulus isolate FHL-02 chromosome 2, PNRI_Mtr1.1.1.hap1, whole genome shotgun sequence:
- the LOC134708196 gene encoding uncharacterized protein LOC134708196 isoform X2, with amino-acid sequence MLRRTARKRKAKGQEIALPRNATTRAEILTTGYQTQTSMSRPSLLLAPTSATASQQSTASADTHTVSSHTYIPDNNIPMQNAGIVGDPVNVWIVGSSIVKHAFVTARDRPGGVNLGLGRLNASFWWQGKGGMLVRHVKGQLRTMKKYEDPPHYLVLHVAGNDLGSSKVGFLRNEIKNIIRWIMKEFPKSKLIWSQILTRLKWRHSDDHKAMDLCRYRINNSIAAFIVSCGGYYIKHPDIHADQIFFESDGVHLSSLGNELWLNILQGAMEHFIQFKNCASTFPC; translated from the exons ATGTTGAGAAGAACAGCAAGAAAGCGTAAAGCCAAGGGTCAGGAAATAGCACTCCCGAGGAACGCCACTACAAGGGCAGAGATACTAACTACTGGATACCAGACGCAAACATCCATGTCAAGGCCATCACTACTTTTAGCTCCCACTAGTGCAACTGCTAGCCAACAGAGCACCGCATCAGCAGATACCCATACTGTGTCAAGTCACACATACATCCCAGACAATAACATACCAATGCAAAATGCAG gTATTGTAGGTGATCCTGTAAATGTCTGGATAGTAGGATCATCTATAGTCAAGCACGCCTTTGTGACAGCTCGGGATCGGCCAGGTGGGGTAAACTTAGGTTTAGGTCGTTTGAATGCCTCATTTTGGTGGCAAGGCAAGGGTGGCATGCTAGTCAGACATGTTAAAGGTCAGCTCAGgacaatgaaaaaatatgagGATCCTCCACATTATTTAGTATTACATGTAGCTGGAAATGACTTGGGTAGTTCCAAGGTGGGTTTTTTGCGTAATGAAATAAAGAACATAATTCGTTGGATAATGAAGGAATTTCCCAAATCTAAGTTGATATGGTCTCAAATTTTGACAAGGTTGAAATGGCGTCATTCTGATGATCACAAAGCAATGGACTTGTGTCGCTATAGGATTAACAACTCTATTGCCGCCTTTATAGTTAGCTGCGGGGGTTACTACATTAAACATCCAGATATTCATGCAgatcaaattttttttgaatCAGATGGTGTTCACTTGTCATCCTTAGGAAACGAATTGTGGTTGAATATCTTACAAGGTGCAATGGAACACTTTATACAATTCAAGAACTGTGCTTCCACTTTTCCTTGttag
- the LOC134708196 gene encoding uncharacterized protein LOC134708196 isoform X3 produces the protein MLRRTARKRKAKGQEIALPRNATTRAEILTTGYQTQTSMSRPSLLLAPTSATASQQSTASADTHTVSSHTYIPDNNIPMQNAGDPVNVWIVGSSIVKHAFVTARDRPGGVNLGLGRLNASFWWQGKGGMLVRHVKGQLRTMKKYEDPPHYLVLHVAGNDLGSSKVGFLRNEIKNIIRWIMKEFPKSKLIWSQILTRLKWRHSDDHKAMDLCRYRINNSIAAFIVSCGGYYIKHPDIHADQIFFESDGVHLSSLGNELWLNILQGAMEHFIQFKNCASTFPC, from the exons ATGTTGAGAAGAACAGCAAGAAAGCGTAAAGCCAAGGGTCAGGAAATAGCACTCCCGAGGAACGCCACTACAAGGGCAGAGATACTAACTACTGGATACCAGACGCAAACATCCATGTCAAGGCCATCACTACTTTTAGCTCCCACTAGTGCAACTGCTAGCCAACAGAGCACCGCATCAGCAGATACCCATACTGTGTCAAGTCACACATACATCCCAGACAATAACATACCAATGCAAAATGCAG GTGATCCTGTAAATGTCTGGATAGTAGGATCATCTATAGTCAAGCACGCCTTTGTGACAGCTCGGGATCGGCCAGGTGGGGTAAACTTAGGTTTAGGTCGTTTGAATGCCTCATTTTGGTGGCAAGGCAAGGGTGGCATGCTAGTCAGACATGTTAAAGGTCAGCTCAGgacaatgaaaaaatatgagGATCCTCCACATTATTTAGTATTACATGTAGCTGGAAATGACTTGGGTAGTTCCAAGGTGGGTTTTTTGCGTAATGAAATAAAGAACATAATTCGTTGGATAATGAAGGAATTTCCCAAATCTAAGTTGATATGGTCTCAAATTTTGACAAGGTTGAAATGGCGTCATTCTGATGATCACAAAGCAATGGACTTGTGTCGCTATAGGATTAACAACTCTATTGCCGCCTTTATAGTTAGCTGCGGGGGTTACTACATTAAACATCCAGATATTCATGCAgatcaaattttttttgaatCAGATGGTGTTCACTTGTCATCCTTAGGAAACGAATTGTGGTTGAATATCTTACAAGGTGCAATGGAACACTTTATACAATTCAAGAACTGTGCTTCCACTTTTCCTTGttag
- the LOC134708196 gene encoding uncharacterized protein LOC134708196 isoform X1, protein MLRRTARKRKAKGQEIALPRNATTRAEILTTGYQTQTSMSRPSLLLAPTSATASQQSTASADTHTVSSHTYIPDNNIPMQNAGNQFINLTPVSTSTPQMYIPQQIEGVNNDIAMNVPQNIKDKIYKSEYIDMAVLLAQNMQADANTQKLVVKNGQIVMQSTPNLSKIFGIEVWTTAFIIFTSIYCTLHPGRFQELLKYMSVIRLGAKRCNNLGWKLYDEQFRLRKAFDPTGSWAVIDSELWLIYMNDSTESKNGSTSTNLYTASNLKCYTFNYEGSCSKQPCFYRHVCMRCGAGHAVINCHNGQTLALHNQRPTYVNPRFRSPRPQTQSRYNFSFRQPGSYPRQRPANTFMGHGAYPHKN, encoded by the coding sequence ATGTTGAGAAGAACAGCAAGAAAGCGTAAAGCCAAGGGTCAGGAAATAGCACTCCCGAGGAACGCCACTACAAGGGCAGAGATACTAACTACTGGATACCAGACGCAAACATCCATGTCAAGGCCATCACTACTTTTAGCTCCCACTAGTGCAACTGCTAGCCAACAGAGCACCGCATCAGCAGATACCCATACTGTGTCAAGTCACACATACATCCCAGACAATAACATACCAATGCAAAATGCAGGTAATCAGTTTATTAACTTGACACCGGTATCTACTAGTACACCACAAATGTATATACCACAGCAAATAGAAGGAGTTAATAATGACATTGCAATGAATGTAccacaaaatataaaagataaaatttataaaagtgaataCATCGATATGGCTGTTTTATTAGCACAAAACATGCAAGCAGATGCTAACACACAAAAGTTAGTGGTAAAAAATGGGCAAATTGTCATGCAGTCCACTCCAAACTTGTCTAAAATATTTGGCATTGAGGTGTGGACTACTGCGTTTATTATCTTTACAAGCATTTATTGTACTCTTCATCCTGGAAGATTTCAGGAGTTGCTAAAATACATGAGTGTAATACGTTTAGGTGCCAAACGTTGTAATAATTTAGGTTGGAAGCTTTACGACGAACAATTTCGTTTGCGTAAAGCCTTTGACCCTACTGGTTCCTGGGCTGTCATTGATTCGGAATTatggttaatatatatgaatgatagtACAGAGAGCAAGAACGGTAGTACTTCAACCAATTTGTACACTGCTTCTAACTTGAAATGCTATACTTTTAATTATGAGGGTAGTTGTTCTAAACAACCTTGTTTTTATAGGCATGTTTGTATGCGTTGTGGTGCAGGTCATGCTGTTATAAACTGTCATAATGGGCAGACTTTGGCTTTGCATAATCAAAGACCTACTTATGTTAATCCAAGATTCAGGTCACCTAGACCTCAAACTCAAAGcagatataatttttcatttaggCAACCTGGTTCATACCCTCGACAGAGACCTGCTAACACTTTTATGGGACATGGGGCATACCCCCATAAGAATTAA